A segment of the Mercurialis annua linkage group LG4, ddMerAnnu1.2, whole genome shotgun sequence genome:
ATGTCTTGTAATTCTCAAGTTATGATACAAGTTGAATTGGTGTCAGATTATGTGACCATCCACAAGAAAAGAGTTGACCATAGCGTAAGAGAAACCGACGCCAAACCATACGTCCACAGCAGTATCACAGAACATTCATTCTGTCCAGTCCCAAACAATTGGGTCATTGTACCAATGTTCATTGCTGGTGGAACAGCAAATTGCAGCAAAAGGATAAACTGGTATAATGGATCCGTCGAACTCACAAGACCAAACCGAACTGCATTTTTAACAGTCACAATCCCTACCAGAGGAAGCAACACATACCGAACTGCTAGTATTCCTAATATCAGCGATAACCGAACTCCTGACACCTTTAGACCTGCATGAATTACCACCATCAAAGATTATATTGAACTTACTAACCGAAGATTCAATTTGTATCTACCTACCTTTAAGAAGGTTTCCTCCGACTATGAGTGTCACAATTGGGATTGCTGCATCCCTGCAAGAAAATACACAGAATGAATGAAGAAACATACTTGCTTTGTGCTTGCTTAGTACTGTATAGCTTAAATTCTGTGTAATACCCAACAAAAGAGGCTGAGTCTTCAAGTACGTGAAGAGGAGCATTAGCACCAACCAACAAATTCCGAATTTGAGGGACTGCTCCGACGATAAATCCCACAATCTAACTCATTCAATGCAacatgatttttaatttaaatgtcaGTACAGAGTTGGTACTCATAAATTATGTGCTATACAATCTTAATTAAGTATATAATGGGGAGGGAGTAGATAGTACCGCTCCTGTAGTTGAGGGTGCAAATATGGCCTTGAGATTAAGTTTTTTTGAGATCATCCCTATGCATTGTTTGATCTTATCCCACAATTGTCTCCATGACAAACTCtacaaattgaaaaataaaatcagaaCATTTCCTCAAAGACTGTATATTCATtcaaactaaaatgaaaaatgaaccTGAACAATTCTATCAGACTCTGTGGCAGGGTGCAGTAAAGGAATAGTAAACTCAGCAGAATCGGGGCATTCTTTGGAAGGAAGAAGATCTTCTTTTGATATTTCTTGAGTGTCTTTGATGTTAGCATCACCATTTGCTAAAATTCTCATCATGTTATAAACATAGGACCACAAGTAAACAGCACCTATCTGAAGCCACAAAAGAAAAGTCTAATATCAGTAACCATTACAAATTTCTTGCTTTTCCTAAGCTCATCGGAAAATCTAAAAGTAAATTAATGAATCGTGATCTTAATGAGTTCATACCGCCAGAGAAAGTGAAGCATAAGCTAATCCGTAAGCCTCGCAAACATGAGGTGGTCCAA
Coding sequences within it:
- the LOC126677816 gene encoding protein PIN-LIKES 3-like is translated as MRVVHLFGIASMPVLKVLIVTALGSFLALDGVNVLGADARKHINQLVFYVLNPALIGGNLAKTITFESILLLWFMPVNILITFIVGSALGWILIKITATPQHLKGLVLGCCAAGNMGNMPLIIVPALCKETGSPFGPPHVCEAYGLAYASLSLAIGAVYLWSYVYNMMRILANGDANIKDTQEISKEDLLPSKECPDSAEFTIPLLHPATESDRIVQSLSWRQLWDKIKQCIGMISKKLNLKAIFAPSTTGAIVGFIVGAVPQIRNLLVGANAPLHVLEDSASFVGDAAIPIVTLIVGGNLLKGLKVSGVRLSLILGILAVRYVLLPLVGIVTVKNAVRFGLVSSTDPLYQFILLLQFAVPPAMNIGTMTQLFGTGQNECSVILLWTYGLASVSLTLWSTLFLWMVT